From the genome of Vicia villosa cultivar HV-30 ecotype Madison, WI linkage group LG2, Vvil1.0, whole genome shotgun sequence, one region includes:
- the LOC131647854 gene encoding L-ascorbate oxidase homolog has protein sequence MKYSMRLSSLSLLLVVFLVVTNSNGEDPYRFYTWNVTYGDIYPLGVKQQGILINGQFPGPQIEAVTNDNLIISVFNSLDQPFLFSWNGVEQRRNSWQDGVYGTNCPIPPGKNFTYVLQVKDQIGSFFYFPSLEFHKAAGGYGGIKINSRPMIPVPFPPPANDFTVLTGDWYSRNHTDLKAILDNGSDLPFPDGLVINGHGSNAFTFSVDQGKTYRFRISNVGLTTSINFRIQGHKMKLVEVEGIHTLQNTYDSLDIHLGQSYSVLVTTDQPPQDYYIVVSSRFTSQVLTATSILHYSNSAKTVSGPPPGGLTVQIDWSLDQARSLRRNLTASGPRPNPQGSYHYGLINTTRTIRLQNSAPIINGKQRYAVNSVSFINPDTPLKLADYFNIQGVFSLGSISDSPTGGGGYLQTSVMAADFRGYVEIVFENPEDTVQSWHIDGHHFFVVGMDGGEWSASSRSNYNLGDTISRCTVQVYPKSWSAVYMPLDNVGMWNVRSENWARQYLGQQFYLRVYSPANSWRDEYPIPSNALRCGRAIGH, from the exons ATGAAGTACTCAATGAGATTAAGTTCTCTCTCATTATTGTTAGTAGTGTTTCTTGTTGTGACAAATTCAAATGGAGAAGATCCTTATAGATTCTACACTTGGAATGTTACCTATGGAGATATCTATCCTCTTGGAGTTAAACAACag GGTATATTGATCAATGGACAGTTTCCAGGACCGCAGATTGAAGCTGTCACTAATGATAACTTGATTATCAGTGTTTTCAATAGCTTGGATCAACCTTTTCTGTTTTCTTG GAATGGAGTAGAGCAGAGAAGGAATTCATGGCAAGATGGAGTATATGGAACAAACTGTCCTATTCCACCAGGGAAGAACTTCACTTATGTTCTTCAAGTAAAAGACCAGATTGGTAGCTTCTTTTACTTTCCCTCCCTTGAATTTCACAAGGCTGCAGGTGGTTATGGTGGCATCAAAATTAACAGCCGTCCTATGATTCCGGTACCGTTTCCTCCTCCGGCTAATGATTTCACAGTATTGACCGGAGATTGGTACAGCAGAAATCACACT GATCTTAAGGCCATTCTAGACAATGGAAGTGACCTTCCTTTTCCGGATGGACTTGTCATCAATGGTCATGGTTCTAATGCTTTTACATTCAGTGTTGATCAAG GCAAGACTTACAGATTCCGCATATCAAATGTTGGACTCACAACTTCCATCAATTTCAGAATTCAAGGCCATAAGATGAAACTAGTTGAAGTGGAAGGAATCCACACACTACAAAACACTTATGATTCTCTTGACATTCATTTGGGACAGAGTTACTCGGTATTGGTTACTACCGATCAACCGCCACAAGACTATTATATCGTTGTCTCTTCGCGATTTACCTCTCAAGTTTTGACAGCTACCTCGATACTTCATTACAGTAACTCGGCGAAAACTGTTTCTGGTCCTCCACCAGGAGGCCTCACTGTTCAAATCGATTGGTCTCTCGATCAAGCTCGCTCCCTCAG GAGGAATCTTACTGCTAGTGGACCAAGGCCTAATCCGCAAGGATCTTACCATTATGGTTTAATAAACACGACACGAACCATTAGACTTCAAAACTCTGCACCAATTATCAACGGCAAGCAACGTTACGCTGTTAATAGTGTTTCCTTCATCAACCCCGATACACCACTTAAGCTAGCTGATTATTTCAATATCCAAGGAGTTTTCAGCCTTGGAAGTATTTCGGACAGTCCTACGGGCGGTGGTGGCTACCTCCAGACTTCTGTCATGGCTGCTGATTTTAGAGGCTACGTGGAAATCGTGtttgaaaatcctgaagatactGTGCAGTCTTGGCACATTGATGGTCATCACTTTTTTGTTGTAGG AATGGATGGAGGAGAATGGTCAGCTTCAAGCCGATCGAATTACAATTTGGGCGACACGATTTCTCGTTGCACAGTTCAGGTATATCCCAAGTCATGGAGTGCAGTGTACATGCCTTTGGACAATGTGGGAATGTGGAATGTGAGATCAGAGAATTGGGCTCGTCAGTACTTAGGACAACAGTTTTATCTTCGTGTGTATTCTCCGGCAAATTCATGGAGAGATGAGTATCCGATACCAAGCAATGCTTTGCGGTGTGGTCGAGCCATAGGTCATTGA
- the LOC131651031 gene encoding ATP-dependent helicase rhp16-like gives MIEKTSERLVEAANHLGVGKDVFDDSRNIMNELKKMELTEQERFVAADKILSVPHRLIVSSYAEESDFEEEESDFEQENAGDGESSGIVVDEVIENKDNNEPPMVQVLHQPLPIDLIGNTMKVDGRKSRKKKNVALTWQVMEHELQLFVNWVFPTDRERREIEMLNKTAEASSDFIIPLFKFQKEWLAWALDQENNFRGGVLADETGMGKTIQAIALVLAKREPQCLPSSSVVLPLVRGTLVICPVVAVTQWADEIEWCTLKESTNVLVYHGADKTKNWKPFSEYDFVITSYSIVESNWHERNCEGPSVVRQEKPSKQVKENKTNAMPSLYAVKWQRIILDEAHYMKDKRSNTTQAVFALESTYKWALSGTLFPSRQGELYHVIRFLQIDPYSYYFCEHCNCKVLHHRSGLCSDCSHSSGDHFNWWNKYIAKPIESSPSNDVCAKNAMILLKHKILKDLVLRRTKIGRAADLELPPTTVSVRRDFLDREELNYYETFYKEVEAKLNRYVGENAIRLRRREILALIVQLYKVTDHRYLVDFSQSEELSAENLACNAADKQESSICHEPQEDPVDLTSNEDIRGQDDKTMIKYFRSLRILRKIGLENFQTSTKIEALREEIRFMIERDGSAKGIVFGKFSPFLDLIYYSLYKSGVSCVMLNGSMSQAAQDDVVKRFNVEPDCRILLMTFMASGIPLSLTVASHVFIMNSCCSPAFELQALGRIQRIGQYKPTRVVKFVIANTVEEEILNILERRKLIAQGILNGSSEAMEEQLSIGKLNIKWIADYIIQVE, from the exons ATGATTGAAAAAACCTCGGAAAGATTGGTCGAAGCTGCAAATCATCTAGGAGTTGGTAAAGATGTGTTTGATGATTCAAGAAACATCATGAATGAGTTGAAGAAAATGGAGCTAACAGAACAAGAGCGTTTTGTTGCCGCTGACAAAATATTATCTGTGCCACATC GACTAATTGTGAGTAGTTATGCGGAAGAAAGTGATTTCGAGGAAgaagaaagtgattttgaacaagAAAATGCTGGAGATGGAGAATCAAgtggtattgttgttgatgaaGTAATAGAGAACAAAGATAACAATGAACCACCAATGGTTCAGGTTCTGCATCAGCCACTTCCCATTGATTTAATAGGAAATACAATGAAGGTAGATGGAAGGAAGTCAAGGAAAAAGAAAAACGTAGCGTTAACATGGCAAGTGATGGAACACGAGCTACAGTTATTTGTTAATTGGGTGTTTCCAACAGATAGGGAAAGACGTGAGATTGAAATGTTGAATAAAACTGCAGAGGCGTCCTCTGATTTCATTATACCTTTGTTTAAATTCCAAAAGGAATGGTTAGCATGGGCTTTGGATCAGGAAAACAATTTCAGAGGCGGAGTGCTTGCAGACGAAACGGGAATGGGAAAGACCATTCAAGCAATTGCCCTTGTCCTTGCCAAACGCGAACCCCAATGTTTACCATCTTCTTCTGTAGTGTTGCCTTTGGTCAGAGGAACTCTTGTCATTTGTCCTGTGGTTGCCGTCACTCAGTGGGCCGATGAGATTGAGTGGTGTACTTTGAAAGAAAGCACCAATGTTCTAGTTTATCACGGGGCTGACAAAACTAAGAACTGGAAACCATTTTCCGAGTATGATTTTGTGATAACTTCATACTCTATAGTTGAATCTAATTGGCATGAGAGAAATTGTGAAGGACCTAGTGTTGTTAGACAAGAAAAACCATCCAAGCAAGTTAAGGAAAATAAAACAAATGCTATGCCATCCCTTTATGCTGTAAAGTGGCAGCGGATCATACTGGATGAG GCCCACTATATGAAAGATAAACGTTCTAATACCACTCAAGCAGTTTTTGCTTTAGAATCTACCTACAAATGGGCATTAAGTGGCACTCTATTTCCGAGCCGTCAGGGAGAGTTGTATCATGTG ATAAGGTTCCTACAGATAGATCCTTATTCCTATTACTTTTGCGAACACTGTAATTGTAAAGTTCTTCATCACAG GTCTGGATTATGTTCAGACTGCTCCCATAGCTCTGGGGATCATTTCAATTGGTGGAACAAA TACATTGCTAAACCAATTGAATCTTCTCCGTCCAATGATGTTTGTGCAAAAAACGCTATGATATTGCTCAAACACAAAATTTTGAAAGACTTGGTACTTAGACGCACAAAAATAGGCAGGGCTGCTGATCTTGAACTTCCACCTACAACT GTTTCAGTGAGAAGGGATTTCCTGGATAGAGAAGAGTTGAACTATTATGAAACATTTTACAAGGAAGTCGAAGCAAAACTTAATAG ATATGTTGGAGAAAATGCTATAAGGCTTCGCCGTAGGGAAATCCTTGCCCTCATCGTACAGCTGTATAAG GTGACAGATCATCGATACCTTGTGGATTTTTCTCAAAGTGAGGAGTTAAGTGCTGAAAATCTAGCATGTAATGCCGCTGACAAACAAGAAAGTAGCATTTGTCATGAGCCACAAGAAGATCCTGTTGATTTAACTTCCAACGAGGATATTAGGGGTCAGGATGATAAAACCATGATTAAATATTTCAGATCCTTGAGAATTTTAAGAAAAATTGGCCTCGAGAATTTTCAGACAAGCACTAAAATAGAGGCTTTG AGAGAAGAAATAAGATTCATGATTGAAAGAGATGGCTCTGCAAAAGGGATTGTTTTTGGCAAATTCTCACCATTCTTAGATCTTATATACTATTCTTTGTACAAG TCTGGAGTATCTTGCGTTATGTTGAATGGAAGCATGTCACAGGCCGCACAGGATGATGTTGTTAAAAGATTTAATGTTGAACCAGACTGCAGAATTTTGCTCATGACCTTTATGGCTAGTGGTATTCCACTCAGTTTGACAGTAGCGTCACAT GTTTTCATTATGAACTCTTGTTGTAGTCCAGCTTTTGAGCTTCAGGCTCTAGGCAGAATTCAACGAATTGGGCAATATAAACCTACAAG AGTTGTGAAGTTTGTCATTGCAAACACAGTTGAGGAGGAGATTTTGAACATATTGGAGAGGAGGAAATTAATTGCTCAAGG GATTTTAAACGGTTCTTCTGAAGCTATGGAGGAGCAATTGTCAATTGGGAAGTTGAACATCAAATGGATTGCGGATTACATAATCCAGGTTGAATAA